Sequence from the Marinihelvus fidelis genome:
CGTGCGCAGGCCGCGCATGACCTGCGAGCAGTCCCACGGCGACGCGGTCGAGCCGACGCAGTTCGCCCACCAGGCCAGCTGCTCCAGCAGTTCGGACTCGCGCGCCACCACGGCACCGCCGACCACGTCACTGTGGCCATTGATGTACTTGGTGGTGGAATGCACGACGATGTCGGCGCCCAGATCCAGCGGCTGCTGGCCCAGCGGCGTCAGGAAGGTGTTATCGACCACCAGCAGCGCGCCGCACTCGCGGGCGATGGTCGCCACGCGGCGAATGTCGGTGACACGCAGCAGCGGGTTGCTCGGCGTTTCCACCCAGATGATGCGCGGGCGAATCTCGCGGCACTGGCGGCGCAGCGCGTCCAGGTCGCAGAAATCCAGGAACCGGGTCTTGAAACGGCCGATGTTCGCCAGCGAGTCGAACGCCCGGTAGCAACCGCCGTAGCAGTTGTGCGGTGCGACGATGGTGTCGTTGGGGCCAAGCAGGAACGTCGGCAGCACCACCGCGGACATGCCGGTGTTGGTGATGACGGCGCCGGTGCCGTTCTCGAGCTGCGCGATGGCGTCACCCAGCTGGTCGCGGGTGGGGTTGCCGCTGCGGGAATAGTCGTACTCGCGCTTGCCGCCCAGGCCCTCGAAGCTGTAGTTCGTGGACAGGTACAACGGCGGCATCACCGAACCGTGCTGTGTGTCGGAGTCAATTCCGGCGCGGACGGTCTGGGTGATTCGATTGCGTTTCATGGCTAGGCCTCATTTCCAGTATTAATATCGATAAATACTCACTGGAAACTCCGGCCTTTGGCGGAGGGGCCCGATCCCATCACCCTGCTGGTTAAACTGTGGTCGCGGGGTGCTGACCGAACACTCATTTCCCGGAAACCTCGATGGGCTTCCGCAGGAGTTGGCACCTTTTCGGAGTGGTTAACCCCCGAAGGTTGCCCCGGCGTCTAAGGGCCTGTCCCTCTGCCGGTCTCAATGAGTTGTAGCGAACTAGTTTACCGGCAACTGGCGGACTGTCAAGGTGGTGACGGGTGACGGGTGACGGGTGACGGGTGACGATCAGGGTGCGCTGTGGGTTGGGAAGGCAAGTCTGTCGGTTTGGCGCGCTGGCGCGCTGGCGCGATGGGGTGGACTGGACTACGGTTGAGCGGGTTGCGGGGGCTTTCTTGATGGAGGGTACGTGATGATGAATCGAGCAGTTGCTGCTTGGGTGGTGATGGGGTTGATGGCGGGCACGGGTTCTGCGTTGGCGGACTGGACGGATGCGGCCTGTGAGGTCTATCCGAAGGGTGAGGACCACGCCAGTGCCTTCGTGCCGTGCGTGTTCAGCCAGCGCCAGGGCGCCGTGACCATCACGCTGGAGGACGGCACTGTCTACGACCTGCGGCCCGTGGGCGATGACCCCGGCAACTACGAAGACCAGGACGGCAACGCCGCCTACCGCAACAGCGGACTGGGCGACCAGGGACTGATTTTCCGCTTGGCGGAGGAGTCGGTATATGTGTACTGGAACACCGATGCCCTGAATCCGCCGGCCGATGAAGATAACTGGACCGCGCCGTTCACCACCGCCGACTACGACGCCACCACACGCCTTCGCTGCAAGGCGGCCGGCGATGACGAATTTGGCAGCTGCCCCGCCGGCATCGCGCGTATGGAAGACCAGCAGGCTTCCATTACCGTGCAGAACCAGCTGGGCGAACAGTTCACGATCAACTTCATGACCGACTACGTGAATGCCACCAACCGCGAACTGGAGGCCATCCTGGATGGCGACACCTGGATCCTTAACTTTGCCAATGGCGAAGTGTGGGAGGTGCCGATGGCCGCGATTGAGGGCGACTGAAACGTCAGGGTGCCTGGGCGTGCAGCGATGCAGGCAACGGGATCATCCAATGCTCACCGCGCCCCGTCCAGCGCAGCGTCAATTGCAGGGTCTCACCGTCGGGGCCGATGGCCAGGTCGTCGCCCGGGTCAACGAGCTCGGCCGGGCGATCTTCCAGCAGGGACTGCGCTGAACGCCCCTGACCTGCGTTCTGGCGCAGCCACGCCAGTGTGCCCAGTGCGCGCAGCCGGGCACCATGGTCCTGCACCCGCAGGTCGTAGTCACCGTAGGCTGGCAGTGCAATCTGATCCAGGACGCAGCCGGCCAGGTTGCTGATGCATTCGAACCGCCAGAGAGTCGCCTGTCGTTGTGGGTGGGTGACGAATGTAGAACGCTCATCCCCGGAGGCGCCCTCCCCCCTGCAAGCCGGAACAAACCCCTCCGCCCTCAGGCCAAGAGACGCTTCCGGATCAAGGGTGAGCTTCGTTAGCATTCGATCGAGAGTACTTTCTTCCTGCTCAACCAGGTCGTGCAGGTACTGATTATCGACAAAGGCGAACTCCCCGCGCATGGCGTTGCACAACGACAGTTCGCTGCTCGTGGGTGGCGCCAATGCTTCGTCGCACGCGCTCGGCAACGATTCGTCGGCGGGCAGCTCGGCCAGCATTTCGGCGAACAGGCGGCCATTTTCGCGGCTGCTGTACGCGATGCCGATCATAAGGGTAATCAGGCTGTCCGACTGCACGCCCAGGCGACGCCACGTGGTGATGTCGCGGCAGATTGACGACAGTGCCTGCTGATGCGCTCCGTTTGCAAACTGGACGGCGTGGCGGGTACGCAGGTAACCCGCGCTATTGGAGTTTGGCCAGGGTGAGTGAATGGTGTAAGGAAATGCCGAGCGTACGTGACCGTAATGTTGCAGCCGTTCGACACGATCCAGCAACGGTGCATACCGTTCCACGAGGGCGTTGTACCTGTCGGGGTCGGCCATTACCCGTTGCAGGCAACCGGGCTCGAGCCCTTTGCAAAAGAGTTGCCGGTCCTCGTCACTGACGCCGAGATCGGGATAGGCGTTCGCTGCCGAAGACGACCGCTCGGGCACACCGCCCTCAATACTGGGTGGTGCGTAAGGCTCCAGATCAAAATTGCGGACATCCTCATCCAGCACCGCCTGCATATCCCCGTCTGGCACATCACGCTCGAGCGTCCAGAGCAACGCATAAGCATTCTCCCCTTCGAATTCCGGCCAGGCGCGCAGTACCTCGATGGCCTGTCGCTGCGCTTTGGTGGGGTACATCATCCGGGACACGCCCCACAGCGCGACCAGCATGAACAGCAATAGCAGGGCCAAAATAATGAGCCACTTTAGAGCAGCCTGGACGTTTTGCATTGATCACCCATTTCCGTGTGATTATGAACGAGTGTACTACATCACTAAAACAGCTATCAACGCACAAAAAAAGCCCCGCCAACCGGCGGGGCTTTTTCCAACCTCACACCCGGGCATCAATCCGCCCGGCTGACGTGTCACGCGTCACGCGTAACGCGTCACTCACTCACTTCTTGTCGTCGTCGACCTCTTCGAACTCGGCGTCGACCACGTCGTCACCGCTGTCCGCTGAAGCGTCCGCGTCGGCACCCTCGCCCTGCTGGGCCTGGGCCTCGGCGGCGGCCTGCTGGTAGATCACCTGGCCGGCTTCGGTCAGTTTCTCTACTGCGGACTCGATGGCGGCCTTGTCGTCGCCCTTCATGGCTTCCTCGACGCCTTCGATGGCGGACTCGACCTTGGCCTTGTCGTCGTCACCGATCTTGTCGCCCAGTTCCTTCAGGCTGGAACGGGTGGCGTGGACCATGGCGTCGGCGTTGTTGCGGGCGGAGACCAGTTCCTGGAATTGTTTATCTTCTTCCGCGTGCGCCTCGGCGTCCTGCACCATTTTCTCAATCTCGTCATCGGACAGGCCGGAACCCGCCTTGATCTCGATGCGCTGTTCCTTGCCGGTGGCGTTGTCCTTGGCGCTGACGTGCATGATGCCGTTGGCGTCGATGTCGAAGGTCACCTCGATCTGCGGCATGCCGCGCGGGGCGGGCTGGATGCCGGCCAGGTCGAAGCGTGCCAGTGACTTGTTGGCGCTGGCGATTTCACGCTCGCCCTGCAGTACGTGCACGGTCACCGCGGACTGGTTGTCCTCGGCGGTCGAGAATGTCTGCGACTGCTTGGTCGGGATCGTGGTGTTCTTCTCGATCAGCTTGGTGAACACGCCACCCAGCGTCTCGATACCCAGTGACAGCGGGGTCACGTCCAGCAGCAGCACGTCTTTCACGTCGCCGGCCAGCACACCACCCTGGATGGCGGCGCCCACGGCGACGGCCTCGTCCGGGTTGACGTCCTTGCGCGGCTCCTTGCCGAAGAATTCCGTCACCGCTTTTTGCACCATCGGCATACGGGTCTGGCCACCGACCAGGATCACGTCGTTGACGTCGCTGACCTTCAGGCCGGCGTCATCCAGCGCCGTGCGGCACGGGGCAATGGTGTTCTTCACCAGGTCTTCCACCAGGGCTTCCAGCTTGGCGCGGGTCAGCTTGATGTTCAGGTGCTTGGGACCGGAGGCATCGGCTGTGATGTACGGCAGGTTGACTTCGGTCTGCTGGCCTGAGGACAGCTCGATCTTGGCGCGCTCGGCCGCCTCTTTCAGGCGCTGCAGCGCCAGCGGGTCGTTGCGCAGGTTCACGCCCTGGTCCTTGTTGAACTGGTCCACGAGGTAGTCGATGACGCGGTTGTCGAAGTCCTCACCACCCAGGAAGGTGTCGCCTGAGGTCGACAGCACCTCGATCTGGTGCTCGCCGTCCACTTCGGCGATCTCGATGATGGACACGTCGAACGTACCGCCACCCAGGTCGTAGACCGCGACCTTGCGATCACCGCCCTTCTTGTCCATGCCGTAGGCCAGCGCGGCCGCAGTCGGCTCGGAGATCACCCGGCGCACGTTCAGGCCGGCGATCTTGCCGGCGTCCTTGGTGGCCTGGCGCTGGTGGTTGTTGAAGTAGGCCGGGACGGTGATGACCGCTTCTTCCACGGTCTCGCCCAGGTAATCCTCGGCAGTTTTCTTCATCTTCATCAGCACGCGTGCGGACACTTCCGGCGGCGCCATCTTCTTGCCGTCAACTTCCACCCAGGCGTCGCCGTTGTCGGCCTTGACGATGGTGTAAGGCACGATGTCCTGGTCCTTCTGGACCACCTTTTCGTCGAACTTGCGGCCGATCAGTCGCTTGACGGCAAACAGCGTGTTCTTGGGGTTGGTGACGGCCTGGCGCTTGGCGGACTGGCCGACCAGCACCTCGTCGTCTTTCGTGAATGCCACGATGGAAGGCGTCGTGCGATCGCCCTCCGAGTTTTCGATGACCTTGGGCTGGCCACCTTCCATCACAGCCACGCAGCTGTTGGTGGTGCCGAGGTCAATACCAATGATCTTGGCCATGATTCTGTACTCCAGAAATAAGTGTATAAACGATGTCTATTGAAATAGGGTCTGGCGGCGGTTTTTCAAACGAGGGTCATGACAATTAATGACATTCGCTTGACCCGCTCGGCCAAACGCCCGCTCAGGCGTCCGGCGCGCCGCTGGAGACCACCACCCGCGCCGGGCGGATCAGCCGCTCGTTCAGGCGGAAGCCCTTCTGCACCACGTCGATGACCGTATTGGTCTCGTGCTCCGGCGACGGGATCATGCTGATCGCCTCGTGCTCCTCGGGGTTGAAGGTCTCGCCCACCGGGTTGATCTCCACCAGCCCGTGATCGGCCATGGCCTTGTCCAGCATGCGCTTGATCAGCGCCTTGCCTTCCTTCAGCGATTCCACTGACGCCGATTCCTCGGCCGCTTCCAGGCCCTTTTCCAGGCTGTCGCGCACCGGCACCAGGTCGCTCATGAAACCTTCCAGCGCGCGCTTCTTGGAACGCTCCAGGTCGTTCACCAGGCGCTTGCGCAGATTGTCCATCTCGGCCTGCATGCGCAGCATGGCGTCGCGGGCGTCGGCCACTTTCTGCTCGGCGTCGGCGAGCTGGTCCTGCAACTGCGTGGTTTCGTCGCCTGCTTCGGCAGCTTCCGAGGCTTCCTCGCCGGCCTTCACGGCTTCACAGGCCGCCTCGATGGCGTCGTCGACGGCTTCTTCGCCGGCGCTCTTGGGGTCGTGTTCTGGGGTCAATGTTCACTCCTGCCCGGGCGCGTCGCCCGTTTCGATGTTCTGTGCGGGGATATGGGGTTTTCCGACATGGATTCAAGCAATCTGACGCTGGTCGCGCACCATGGCCATCCACTAGAATCGCTCCCATGCTGACGCAGCTGCAGATTCGCAATTTCGCCATCGTGCCGTCGCTGGACCAGGGCTTTAAGCCCGGCTTCACGGTGATCACCGGCGAGACCGGTGCGGGCAAGTCGATCCTGGTCGACGCCCTGGGCCTGCTGCTGGGCGCGCGCTCGGACGCCAGCTGGGTGCGTGCCGGCGAAGACCGCGCCGAGCTGAACGCGCAGTTTGACCTGGCCCGCAACCCCGAGGCCGCCACCTGGCTGCGCAACAACGAGCTCGACAACGGCAACGAATGCCTGCTGCGCCGCATCATCCGCGCCAATGGCCGCTCCGCCGCGTGGATCAACGGCACGCCGGTGACCGTGCAGCAACTGGCCGACCTGGGCCACCGCCTGGTGGAGGTCCACGGCCAGAACGAGCACATCCGCCTGACCGGCCGCCGCCGCCAGCTGGAGCTGCTGGACGAGACCGGCGACTACGACAAGGCACTTGAAGCCACGCGAGCGGCGTACGGCAAGTGGCGCGAGCTCACCGAGGAGCTCAAAGCGCTGGAGGCCAGCGCTGCCCTGCCCCCCGCCGAGGCCGAATTCCTGCGCTTCCAGTTACAGGAACTCGACGACACCGCCCTGTCCGCCGAGGAGGTCACGGCGCTGGAACACGAGCATAAGCTGCTCTCAAACGCCGAAGAACTGCAGCGCGTGCTGGGCAACGCGGTGGCCGCGCTGGACGATGACGACGGCGTCACCGAACGCCTGGGCGCGACCGCCCGACACCTGAAGGATTTTGCCGAACTGGACGACGACATCGCCGCCGCCCGCGGCATGCTGGACGAGGCACTGATCAACTGCCAGGAAGCCGTGGCCAGCCTGCGTGACGCCAGCGAGCGCAGCGAGCTGGACCCCGAGCGCCTGTCGCAGGTGGACAGCACACTCTCGGACCTGGGCCGGCTGGCGCGCAAACACGGCGTGGAAATCGACGCACTGGCGCCGTTGCGCGACAAGCTTCACGAGCGCCTGGACACCGCCGAGGCCAGCGAAGAGCGGCGCGAGGCCCTGGTCGAAGAAATCGAAGCGGCCCTCGCCGGCTATCGAAAAGCCTCCGGCGCGCTGTCGAACGCCCGTATTAGACACGCCACCGCCCTGGCCAAAAACGTTGTATCCCTGATGGCCGAACTCGGCATGGCCGGCGGCCAGTTCATTATCGACGTACGACCCGACCCCGACGCCGCCCCACGCGCCACCGGCGACGACGACATCGACATCCGCGTCAGCGCCAATGCCGGCATGCCGCCGGGTCCGTTGGCAAAGGTGGCTTCAGGCGGTGAGCTGTCACGTATCTCGCTGGCCATCCGGGTCGCCACCGCCAGCGGCGCCGGCCGCACCCAGGTTTTCGACGAAGTCGACACCGGCGTCGGCGGCGACACCGCCAACGCGGTCGGCCGCCTGCTCGCCACCGCCGCCGAAAGCGGCCAGTCGCTCTGCGTCACTCACCTCGCCCAGGTCGCCGTCCGCGCCGACCACCAGCTTCGCGTCAGCAAGGCCGCCAGCGACCAGGCCACCCACGTCGAGGCCAGCCTGCTCGATCCCGATCACCGGATAGAAGAAATCGCCCGAATGCTGGGTGGCAAAGTCTCTGACCAGAGTCGCGCGCACGCGCAGGAACTGCTGCAAGCGGCCGCAGGCTAGGCCACATGTGAAACACAGGTTCCGCTTTCCCGCATTGCCCATATCATAAAAAATATATATAGTCTTTTTGGTATGTGGCATATACTTGAACACAAACGTCTCGACAAACGTTTTAAAGTTTTGCCACCCGATATTCTCAAACGCTATGAGAAGTGGAAGGATATCGTGATGATCAGTGGCCCCAACGGTTTGAAAGCCATTCGCGGGTTCAACGATGAATCGCTTAAAGGGAATTGGAAAGGGTTTCGTTCATCGCGCCTTGGACAGAAATACCGGGTCATCTACCAGGTGAAAGTGACCGAGATTTTAGTCACCGTCATTGATGTCACGCCGCATGATTACCGGAAGAAATGATATGAGTGATTTCAGGCCTGCAAAAAAACGGATCGACGTAACGGTTGGAGAGTCTGTCCGAATCATTCGCGAACTCCAGGAAATGAGCCAAAATGACCTGGCTAGGGCATCGGGGATTGCCCAGTCCACGATATCCGCTATCGAAAATGACCGGATCAACCTGGGTGTCGAACGAGCAAAAACCATTGCCCGGGTACTCAAGTGTCACCCCGCCGTGCTGGTGTTCCCCGGGTGGGAAGTGACAACCGAACACGCCGCCTGATTTGGTCCCCACCCCCACTTCTACTTCGTCAATACCCGGATCTCGTGATTCGCGCGCACCAGCCGATCCAGGCTCAGCTCCGCCAGGTTGGCAAATAGCTTCGCTTTCAGCGCGGCGATGCGCGCATCCTTCGGCTGCTCCAGCCGGGCCGGGTCCAGCCGGTACAGGCTCACGTTGGTGTCGGCGATGATGTCGGCAGAACGGTTGTGATCGCTGAACAGCGCGGACTCTCCGAACACCCAACCGGCGGTGTAGGCGCCCAGTCGGTGGTTATGCTTGTTGTCCAGTGTCAGTGACACCCGGACCCGGCCGTGGCGCAGCAGGTAGACGAAATCGGCGGCTTCGCCCTCGGCGCAGATGACCTGGCCGGGCCGGAACGACTGTTCGTCCAGCAGGCTACGGAACAGGTCCAGTTCATCAGCCGCAAGGCCCTTGCACAGGGGTTGCTCATCAAGATGCACCTGCCGCTGTTCGTGTGACGGCAGGCCGATGGATTCCAGGATTCGGTCCTCAACGTATTCCAGCGCGCGGTCAACATCAGCGTAGTCGAACACGGGCGCCGCGTCGCGGCCGTTGAAGTGGACGCGAACCGCCTGGCGGAAGGCGAAATGGCCATCGGAACCGGCGATCACGACGATTTTCCCCGCATCAATCAGCTCGTCCATCAATGCCGTCAACAACGCGCCGCCTGGGTTGTCCACCGCCATGACCCGGGCCAGGTCCAGAATCAGCCAGTCGCGCCCGGACATGGCGTCGGCAACCGTGCTGGAGATCACTTCGGCGGCGACGAACATCAGTTCGCCGGTCAGCTCCAGCACCAGTGCCCGGTGCCCATGTTCGCGCAGGGCCAGGGCGCTGTCGCGGTCGCGCTGCAGGTTGGAGTGCACATCGGCCAGGGTGTAGGTGTTGCGCACCACGCTGTGGGTGGTGGTCCGCGTGACCCGCAGCATGTGCATGCCGAAATCGCGCGACACGGACTCACAGACCGCGATGCCGCGGACGCTGTTGCCCTTGGCATCCAGCCGGGGCGAATAGACGGCCAGCCCGAACTGGCCCGGCAGCACCGCGACCACGCCGCCGCCGACGCCGCTCTTGGCCGGCATCCCCACCTGGAAGATCCAGTTGCCGGAATAGTCGTACATGCCGCAGGTGGCCATCACCGCCAGCACATTCGGCACCAGCGGCGACGGCAGCGCCCGCACCGCCGTGATCGGGTTGACGCCATCATTCGCCAGCGTTGCGCCCATCAGTGCCAGGTCACGCGCCGTTACCTCGATCGCGCACTGGCGGAAATAGGCATCCAGCGGCTCCTCGGGGTCGCCTTCCAGGATTTCGTAATTGCGCAGCAGGTGGGCGATCGCGCGGTTGCGGTGCCCGGTCGAGCGTTCCGACTCGTAAATGGCCGGGTTGATCCCCAACGGACGGCCGGCGTAATGCTCGAACTTCGCCAGGATACGTTCCAATCTCGCCGCCGCATCCTCGCCGTTGACCAGGCTGGTGGCGACAATCGCGCCGGCGTTGATCATCGGGTTGCGCGGACGCCCGGTCTTCGGTTCCAGGCTGATGGAATTGAAAGCCTCGCCCGACGGCTCGACGTCGATCTTCTCGGCCACCCGCGCCGGCCCCTGGTCCTCGAGCGCGATGCCGTAGGTAAAGGCCTTGGAGATCGACTGGATACTGAACGGCGTGCGGCTGTCGCCGGCCTGGTAGACATGCCCGTCGACCGTCACCAGCGCCATGCCAAACGCGTCCGCGTCCACATGCGCCAGCTCGGGAATGTAATTGGCGACATCGCCATCGCGCACATCCAGGAACCGCGCGTACAGCTGGTCAAGGTAATGCTGAAAAGACGTGGTGCGCACAACCGCCTCCATCCCGCCCGGGCGTGAACACGCCCCGCACCGGCAAGGCCCACCCGTTCATTGGTGTTATGCGGTAATGAAAGCAATTTACGCGCCAGCGACTGAAAGGCGCAGTGCGGCGGGTTTGCGCCTGTCCGGATCGCTTGCGCCCCGACAGGACGTGCAACCACGGTGCCAGGAAACACGAAAGTGCCTCAGCTTGGTGCGGCAGCGACCCGCAAGAGGGTTGTGTTCAGTTAACCGCCCTGGTCGTAGCCAAGCCGCTCAAGGAGCGAGAAAAACTCATCGTTCAAGACCCGCGTGGTTTCCGAATCCCAGCTTTCTCGCCACTCCTCCGGTTGGCCTGCCCTGTTGACAGTGAACGGCGCGCGAAGTCTTTCCGGCAGCCTGGATTCCGCTTTCCTGGCCCTGTTCCAGTCAACCAGCTTCCTGGGGTGGGTGGACGACGCCAGAACATCACCAAGGCCCAGATACTCTGAAACCCTCAACAGCGATTTCCCAGGCGATCGTTTGAGATCTTCAAAGCGCACAAGGAGCCCGTCAAGCGCAGGAAGCGCAGACAACCAGGCGGTGCAGAACCTGGTGATGTAGGTCAACGCCGATTCGCCCGGATAGCGCCATTCTGCCGACAGGAACCGGGCAAACGATGCGGTTTTTTCCCGCCTCCAGGCCGAATACAGGCAATCCCTGGGGTCACGAACAATCCAGATTGTCCTGGGCCGTGGCGGCGATTGCGCCGGCGAGCAATGATGGAACCTGGGTATGACGTCGGTTCGCCAGGCCAGGATTTGCCCCCGCCGCAACTCCGGCATCAGGGTCTCGAATCCACTGGGGTCGGGACTGACACGTATACGACCGCCTGGCCCTTGCTCATAGAGCCCCGACGTCGACAGGTTCCATGGGTCAATGACCGGCACATTCCAGGCCACCATCACGTTGGCCAGTATCGCGGCACCTGACGGCATCTCTGCCGAAACAACCTGGCAGTTGTAGCCATGTTGCTGCAGAAAGGATTTCACGCGCGCAGCCGGGCGTAGAACCCCCTGGTCTCATAGGGCACTTCGATATATTCCCCCTGCTCCGATCCGACAACATCCCCGATGGCTGCCAGGACGTCGTCAAAACGATCACCCGATTGGCGCTTCAACGTGGCATGCGACGCCCAGGCCCGCAGGAATCTTGACGCTTCCAACTTATGGACCACCCGAAAAGAAAATCCGGTCGGACGGTCAAAGCAACCCGCTTCCTGCACGACACCGTCCTGGGACTCCCGGCGACTGCCGTAGCCATAGTCCGGAAGAATCGACCGGATAGCGGCCTCAATGCGCTGTTGTAGCGGATCGTCAAAACAGCGGTGGTTCCAGAACGCCAGCAGCCAGGCGCCGGGTTCAAGAATCCTCGCGCTTTCTGCGAGTGCTTTCGCGCGACATGTGACGTTGAACGAACTCGCAAAGCTGACCATTCGAAAGCTGGAGTCCGCCTGCCCACTGGCTTCGGCCGTTCCATTACTCCAGGTCACATGATGGCCGTGTGCGCGGACAACCCCTTTGCTTTTCATCGCGGCGTTGGGCTCGACCGCGACGACGTCAAGGCGCATGGACGCCAACAGTTCGGTAAAAATACCGGTGCCCGCCCCTATGTCACATACCCTGTCGCCTGGCTTGAGGCTGAGCTCATTCGCCAGTAGCGAACTCAGCGCGTCATCGGCATACGGCGCCCGGTCGTCATAGCGTTCAGCGAGCTCGGTGTAGTCCCACTGCACATGGCTATTGACCGTCATACCAGGTGTTTCGCAAGGTGGGCACGCATGGCCTGGATGTTCAGTGGCAGGTCGTCTTCAACTTCATTTCTCAGCCGGAGATGTGGCCTACGGGGCCACTCCGCGGCCTGCCCTGCACCGACCCAGCTTGGAGC
This genomic interval carries:
- the grpE gene encoding nucleotide exchange factor GrpE → MTPEHDPKSAGEEAVDDAIEAACEAVKAGEEASEAAEAGDETTQLQDQLADAEQKVADARDAMLRMQAEMDNLRKRLVNDLERSKKRALEGFMSDLVPVRDSLEKGLEAAEESASVESLKEGKALIKRMLDKAMADHGLVEINPVGETFNPEEHEAISMIPSPEHETNTVIDVVQKGFRLNERLIRPARVVVSSGAPDA
- the recN gene encoding DNA repair protein RecN, whose amino-acid sequence is MLTQLQIRNFAIVPSLDQGFKPGFTVITGETGAGKSILVDALGLLLGARSDASWVRAGEDRAELNAQFDLARNPEAATWLRNNELDNGNECLLRRIIRANGRSAAWINGTPVTVQQLADLGHRLVEVHGQNEHIRLTGRRRQLELLDETGDYDKALEATRAAYGKWRELTEELKALEASAALPPAEAEFLRFQLQELDDTALSAEEVTALEHEHKLLSNAEELQRVLGNAVAALDDDDGVTERLGATARHLKDFAELDDDIAAARGMLDEALINCQEAVASLRDASERSELDPERLSQVDSTLSDLGRLARKHGVEIDALAPLRDKLHERLDTAEASEERREALVEEIEAALAGYRKASGALSNARIRHATALAKNVVSLMAELGMAGGQFIIDVRPDPDAAPRATGDDDIDIRVSANAGMPPGPLAKVASGGELSRISLAIRVATASGAGRTQVFDEVDTGVGGDTANAVGRLLATAAESGQSLCVTHLAQVAVRADHQLRVSKAASDQATHVEASLLDPDHRIEEIARMLGGKVSDQSRAHAQELLQAAAG
- a CDS encoding sulfotransferase domain-containing protein produces the protein MKSFLQQHGYNCQVVSAEMPSGAAILANVMVAWNVPVIDPWNLSTSGLYEQGPGGRIRVSPDPSGFETLMPELRRGQILAWRTDVIPRFHHCSPAQSPPRPRTIWIVRDPRDCLYSAWRREKTASFARFLSAEWRYPGESALTYITRFCTAWLSALPALDGLLVRFEDLKRSPGKSLLRVSEYLGLGDVLASSTHPRKLVDWNRARKAESRLPERLRAPFTVNRAGQPEEWRESWDSETTRVLNDEFFSLLERLGYDQGG
- a CDS encoding helix-turn-helix transcriptional regulator: MSDFRPAKKRIDVTVGESVRIIRELQEMSQNDLARASGIAQSTISAIENDRINLGVERAKTIARVLKCHPAVLVFPGWEVTTEHAA
- the metB gene encoding cystathionine gamma-synthase — its product is MKRNRITQTVRAGIDSDTQHGSVMPPLYLSTNYSFEGLGGKREYDYSRSGNPTRDQLGDAIAQLENGTGAVITNTGMSAVVLPTFLLGPNDTIVAPHNCYGGCYRAFDSLANIGRFKTRFLDFCDLDALRRQCREIRPRIIWVETPSNPLLRVTDIRRVATIARECGALLVVDNTFLTPLGQQPLDLGADIVVHSTTKYINGHSDVVGGAVVARESELLEQLAWWANCVGSTASPWDCSQVMRGLRTLHARLRCHEENVAEVATALDGHPAVKQVNWPGLKSHPDHALATSQQDLFGSIVSFELAGGEAQVRAFLDGLKFFTLAESLGGVESLVCHPGSMTHAAMSEEAQAEAGIAPTLLRLSVGIERAADLVADLAAGLERAQQSLQLPEGVARLG
- a CDS encoding type II toxin-antitoxin system mRNA interferase toxin, RelE/StbE family, yielding MISGPNGLKAIRGFNDESLKGNWKGFRSSRLGQKYRVIYQVKVTEILVTVIDVTPHDYRKK
- the glsA gene encoding glutaminase A, whose product is MRTTSFQHYLDQLYARFLDVRDGDVANYIPELAHVDADAFGMALVTVDGHVYQAGDSRTPFSIQSISKAFTYGIALEDQGPARVAEKIDVEPSGEAFNSISLEPKTGRPRNPMINAGAIVATSLVNGEDAAARLERILAKFEHYAGRPLGINPAIYESERSTGHRNRAIAHLLRNYEILEGDPEEPLDAYFRQCAIEVTARDLALMGATLANDGVNPITAVRALPSPLVPNVLAVMATCGMYDYSGNWIFQVGMPAKSGVGGGVVAVLPGQFGLAVYSPRLDAKGNSVRGIAVCESVSRDFGMHMLRVTRTTTHSVVRNTYTLADVHSNLQRDRDSALALREHGHRALVLELTGELMFVAAEVISSTVADAMSGRDWLILDLARVMAVDNPGGALLTALMDELIDAGKIVVIAGSDGHFAFRQAVRVHFNGRDAAPVFDYADVDRALEYVEDRILESIGLPSHEQRQVHLDEQPLCKGLAADELDLFRSLLDEQSFRPGQVICAEGEAADFVYLLRHGRVRVSLTLDNKHNHRLGAYTAGWVFGESALFSDHNRSADIIADTNVSLYRLDPARLEQPKDARIAALKAKLFANLAELSLDRLVRANHEIRVLTK
- the dnaK gene encoding molecular chaperone DnaK, with product MAKIIGIDLGTTNSCVAVMEGGQPKVIENSEGDRTTPSIVAFTKDDEVLVGQSAKRQAVTNPKNTLFAVKRLIGRKFDEKVVQKDQDIVPYTIVKADNGDAWVEVDGKKMAPPEVSARVLMKMKKTAEDYLGETVEEAVITVPAYFNNHQRQATKDAGKIAGLNVRRVISEPTAAALAYGMDKKGGDRKVAVYDLGGGTFDVSIIEIAEVDGEHQIEVLSTSGDTFLGGEDFDNRVIDYLVDQFNKDQGVNLRNDPLALQRLKEAAERAKIELSSGQQTEVNLPYITADASGPKHLNIKLTRAKLEALVEDLVKNTIAPCRTALDDAGLKVSDVNDVILVGGQTRMPMVQKAVTEFFGKEPRKDVNPDEAVAVGAAIQGGVLAGDVKDVLLLDVTPLSLGIETLGGVFTKLIEKNTTIPTKQSQTFSTAEDNQSAVTVHVLQGEREIASANKSLARFDLAGIQPAPRGMPQIEVTFDIDANGIMHVSAKDNATGKEQRIEIKAGSGLSDDEIEKMVQDAEAHAEEDKQFQELVSARNNADAMVHATRSSLKELGDKIGDDDKAKVESAIEGVEEAMKGDDKAAIESAVEKLTEAGQVIYQQAAAEAQAQQGEGADADASADSGDDVVDAEFEEVDDDKK
- a CDS encoding class I SAM-dependent methyltransferase → MTVNSHVQWDYTELAERYDDRAPYADDALSSLLANELSLKPGDRVCDIGAGTGIFTELLASMRLDVVAVEPNAAMKSKGVVRAHGHHVTWSNGTAEASGQADSSFRMVSFASSFNVTCRAKALAESARILEPGAWLLAFWNHRCFDDPLQQRIEAAIRSILPDYGYGSRRESQDGVVQEAGCFDRPTGFSFRVVHKLEASRFLRAWASHATLKRQSGDRFDDVLAAIGDVVGSEQGEYIEVPYETRGFYARLRA